In one Shewanella loihica PV-4 genomic region, the following are encoded:
- the hisF gene encoding imidazole glycerol phosphate synthase subunit HisF: MLAKRIVPCLDVRDGKVVKGVQFRNHEIVGDIVPLAARYAAESADELVFYDITASAHDRVVDKSWVSRVAEQIDIPFCVAGGIKSIEQAREKLAFGADKISINSPALSDPGLIDRLQDEFGRQCIVIGIDSYYDADTDSYKVKQFTGDEAATKDTQWYTQDWVEEVQRRGCGEIVLNVMNQDGVRQGYDIKQLAMVRAICDVPLIASGGAGTMEHFLEVFTQAGVDAALAASVFHKGIIEIEALKRYLLDNGVQMRL; the protein is encoded by the coding sequence ATGCTGGCCAAACGCATAGTTCCCTGTCTGGATGTCCGTGACGGTAAGGTGGTCAAGGGGGTTCAGTTTCGTAACCATGAGATCGTCGGCGACATAGTACCCCTGGCCGCACGCTATGCCGCTGAGAGCGCCGATGAGCTGGTATTTTACGACATCACCGCCAGCGCCCACGACAGAGTGGTGGACAAGAGCTGGGTCAGCCGCGTCGCCGAGCAGATAGATATCCCCTTCTGCGTCGCCGGCGGCATCAAGAGTATCGAGCAGGCGCGGGAAAAGCTGGCGTTCGGCGCCGATAAGATCTCGATAAACTCGCCGGCGCTTAGCGATCCCGGCCTGATCGACCGCCTGCAGGATGAGTTTGGCCGCCAATGTATCGTGATAGGCATAGACTCTTACTATGATGCCGACACCGACAGCTACAAGGTGAAGCAATTTACCGGTGACGAGGCCGCCACCAAAGATACCCAGTGGTACACCCAAGACTGGGTGGAAGAGGTGCAGAGACGTGGCTGCGGCGAGATAGTGCTGAACGTGATGAACCAGGATGGCGTTCGTCAGGGCTATGACATCAAGCAACTCGCCATGGTGCGCGCCATCTGCGACGTGCCTCTCATCGCCTCAGGCGGCGCCGGCACCATGGAACACTTCCTCGAGGTGTTCACCCAGGCGGGTGTGGATGCGGCCCTCGCGGCCAGCGTCTTTCACAAAGGGATCATAGAGATAGAGGCGCTTAAGCGATACCTGCTCGACAATGGTGTACAGATGCGCCTGTAA
- the hisIE gene encoding bifunctional phosphoribosyl-AMP cyclohydrolase/phosphoribosyl-ATP diphosphatase HisIE, which produces MKNLEDFNNLDWDKQQGLLPAVVQNHLTGKVLMLGYMNQEALAQTLASRKITFFSRSKQRLWTKGETSGNTLDLIAIDSDCDNDSLLVQVIPNGPTCHLERESCWPDGEAHPFIDNLANLIASRRGQDAKSSYTAHLFERGTKRIAQKVGEEGLETALAAATHDKEELINEASDLIYHLLVLLEDQDLSLEDITANLLARHSAASK; this is translated from the coding sequence ATGAAAAACCTAGAAGATTTTAACAACTTAGATTGGGACAAACAGCAGGGGTTGCTGCCCGCAGTGGTCCAGAACCACCTCACGGGTAAGGTGTTGATGCTGGGCTATATGAACCAAGAGGCGCTGGCCCAGACCCTGGCAAGCCGCAAGATCACCTTCTTCAGTCGCAGCAAGCAGCGCCTGTGGACCAAGGGCGAAACCTCGGGCAACACCCTAGATCTTATCGCCATCGACAGCGACTGTGACAACGACAGCCTGCTGGTGCAGGTGATCCCCAATGGCCCCACCTGCCACCTGGAACGGGAAAGCTGCTGGCCCGACGGCGAGGCGCACCCCTTTATCGACAATCTGGCGAATCTTATCGCCTCGCGCAGGGGACAAGATGCCAAGAGTAGCTACACCGCGCACCTGTTCGAGCGCGGCACCAAACGGATCGCCCAAAAGGTCGGCGAAGAGGGACTGGAGACCGCCCTGGCAGCCGCCACCCATGACAAGGAGGAGCTGATCAACGAGGCCTCAGATCTCATCTATCACCTGCTGGTGCTGCTTGAAGATCAAGATCTTAGCCTGGAGGATATCACCGCCAACCTGCTAGCGCGTCACAGCGCCGCCAGCAAATAG
- a CDS encoding GGDEF domain-containing protein encodes MPYALTSHALMPGTLAAPYSMVATASPRLDQSGKPFQFAPAQSNLASVGLSQISKVSASPLHDPSRQVGFASSWLGELKAHYPNLLLHYLAPLIAIALVMQRVYRQASTLSRTRLEQAIDERTQALQLENLRLQEMSHRDPLTGLKNRRFIEEMIAQDLNRVDRSYDATQLRGEGTPSKADLLALIIDIDHFKPINDTYGHLAGDRVLSQVGQRLTTLFRNYDYVVRWGGEEFLVVARFIDRQEINHLAEKVRHAIESMEIELDAKRNIKITASVGAAPYPFSTAQADRISWEQVVHLADMALYQAKTSSRNTWVSYRGSDQLPIPDELQLDPAKIPRIAMVSSKPLSRQSLDLRKASL; translated from the coding sequence ATGCCTTATGCACTCACATCTCACGCCCTCATGCCTGGCACGTTGGCCGCCCCCTATAGCATGGTCGCCACCGCAAGCCCTAGACTCGATCAGAGCGGCAAACCATTCCAGTTTGCCCCGGCGCAATCTAACCTGGCTTCCGTAGGCCTTTCCCAAATTTCCAAGGTCTCAGCATCACCTCTGCACGACCCAAGCCGTCAGGTCGGCTTTGCCTCCTCATGGCTGGGCGAGCTCAAAGCCCATTATCCGAATCTGCTGCTTCATTATCTTGCGCCGCTTATTGCCATCGCCTTGGTGATGCAGCGGGTTTACAGACAGGCTAGTACCCTATCCAGAACACGACTGGAGCAAGCGATCGATGAACGCACTCAGGCGCTGCAACTTGAAAACCTGCGCCTGCAGGAGATGAGTCACAGAGATCCCCTGACCGGCCTTAAGAATCGCCGCTTCATCGAAGAGATGATTGCCCAAGACCTGAATCGGGTCGACCGCAGCTATGACGCCACGCAGCTAAGGGGTGAAGGCACGCCGAGCAAAGCCGACCTGCTGGCGCTCATCATAGATATCGATCACTTTAAGCCCATTAATGACACCTATGGTCATCTGGCCGGCGATCGCGTACTGAGCCAGGTGGGTCAGCGACTGACGACACTGTTTCGCAACTATGATTATGTGGTGCGCTGGGGCGGTGAAGAGTTTCTGGTGGTGGCACGCTTTATCGATCGCCAAGAGATAAACCACCTCGCAGAAAAAGTCCGTCACGCCATCGAGTCGATGGAGATCGAACTCGACGCTAAGCGCAACATCAAGATCACCGCCTCGGTCGGCGCCGCCCCCTACCCCTTCTCCACAGCCCAGGCGGACAGGATAAGCTGGGAGCAGGTGGTTCATCTTGCCGACATGGCGCTGTACCAAGCCAAGACCAGTTCGCGTAATACCTGGGTTAGTTACAGGGGGAGTGACCAGCTGCCTATCCCGGATGAGCTGCAATTAGACCCCGCCAAGATCCCTCGAATCGCTATGGTTTCATCTAAGCCATTGTCTAGGCAGAGTCTCGATCTAAGGAAAGCCTCTCTATAA
- a CDS encoding response regulator transcription factor: MKDNNWILIVDDDADLANLVADFLEMNGYKTEIEHNGAKAVERIIAEQPMLVILDVMLPDMDGLSICRAVRHGHPGIEGSYNGPILMLTALNNDIDEVAGLETGADDYLAKPVRSRVLLARVRALLRRKPEPPVTEKLSKLHSNNESLIEFDGLSIDKKYQRIQQHGQDIELTTAEFELLWLLASRPGEICDRDSISDYFSDLGYESSHRTIDLRVSRIRRKLGDDPSHATRIKTIHGKGYLFVGD; encoded by the coding sequence GTGAAGGATAATAACTGGATACTGATTGTCGATGACGATGCCGATCTGGCAAATCTGGTCGCCGATTTTCTCGAAATGAACGGCTATAAAACCGAGATAGAACACAACGGTGCCAAGGCCGTCGAGCGCATCATTGCCGAGCAACCTATGTTGGTTATCTTAGATGTGATGCTGCCCGACATGGACGGCTTGTCCATCTGCCGCGCGGTGCGTCATGGCCATCCGGGGATCGAGGGTAGCTACAACGGCCCTATCCTGATGCTGACCGCCCTTAACAACGATATCGACGAAGTTGCCGGCCTGGAGACAGGCGCCGACGACTACCTAGCCAAACCCGTGCGCTCCCGGGTGTTGCTGGCCAGAGTCCGGGCCCTACTGAGACGTAAGCCTGAGCCACCTGTCACCGAGAAGCTCAGTAAACTGCACAGCAATAACGAAAGCCTCATCGAATTTGACGGCCTCAGCATAGATAAGAAATATCAACGTATCCAACAACATGGACAGGATATCGAACTCACCACTGCCGAATTTGAGCTGCTGTGGTTGCTGGCCAGCCGACCCGGCGAGATCTGCGACAGAGACTCTATCTCTGATTACTTCAGCGACCTGGGATACGAGAGTTCCCATAGGACCATAGATCTCAGGGTGTCACGCATTCGCCGCAAGCTTGGCGACGATCCCAGCCACGCCACCCGCATCAAGACGATCCACGGCAAGGGTTATCTGTTTGTCGGAGACTGA
- a CDS encoding tetratricopeptide repeat protein, with protein sequence MRKKPIALLLLAILISLSLVGITARMDPPEARADITEREAQLTTLPENQQGELLTALVKHYRDNDPLKSLAYGEQALTLFSKIPDDIRKVTVLNNMAWIYVSLSQYENAQLRTDQAKQLAKASNDPHGLFTAQTMQGIIYWRKADYQTALKTFEQAQEIAKQEKNLRGIASTTNYMAIIYQTLGQPEKALDYFIRAFNIQKEVGDEKSIAVSLNNIANMYGTSGNYSLALDYQLQSRKIREELNDLPGLAQILGNIGLTYFYLKDSEQALSYLQRSLGYYESLKDQQGIAEIHGNLGMVHLHEHQLESALLQYQEALALAKAIPDTALEARINIDLANAYIELDDPEQAFKQITTGLDQANKLGIVSLSAYGLLTLAKVEKLRGNSERALTLSAAALNSSQQLQDKRIVRDAHEFRYQLYKHLGQAEQALASLEAFKQVNDEMFNSESDQRMAFLLSHFEAEQQEQQIKLLQADQALQKTQLAQHTYQRNVWLGGLSVLFIILLLLVNRHHQRKINASLNQNIQSQRELIQAVAHEFRSPLARVQLAFDMLEEQFEQDKPTRLIDTINKGLSELEKLIKEALDFIQIESKSRPLHLSQVNLNKLLGELMDANSVLYPDKTFKLEVNPSEACLVKADSTQIARAFSNILRNAARFARSQVLISLKQEKSRILVIIEDDGPGIPTEQRERVFEPFVRLDQSRCRDSGGIGLGLALAKKICEAHGGALTISASQLGGAKLSLACPLVNRESDNKNSSTKAAEH encoded by the coding sequence ATGCGAAAAAAGCCCATTGCCTTACTACTGCTCGCGATACTGATCAGCCTCAGCCTGGTCGGTATCACCGCACGTATGGATCCTCCCGAGGCAAGGGCCGACATCACAGAGCGAGAGGCGCAGCTGACGACGCTACCGGAAAACCAACAGGGAGAGCTGCTCACCGCGCTGGTCAAACATTATCGCGACAACGACCCCCTCAAGAGCCTGGCCTATGGTGAACAGGCGCTGACCCTCTTCTCCAAGATCCCCGACGATATCCGTAAGGTCACAGTGCTGAACAACATGGCCTGGATATATGTCTCCCTGAGTCAGTATGAAAATGCTCAGCTGCGCACCGACCAGGCCAAACAACTGGCCAAGGCAAGCAATGACCCACATGGACTCTTTACCGCACAGACCATGCAGGGGATCATCTATTGGCGCAAGGCGGACTATCAGACCGCCCTCAAGACCTTCGAACAGGCACAGGAGATAGCCAAGCAGGAGAAAAATCTCAGGGGCATCGCCAGCACGACCAACTATATGGCGATCATCTACCAGACTCTGGGGCAACCTGAGAAGGCGCTCGACTATTTTATCCGCGCCTTCAACATTCAAAAAGAGGTGGGGGATGAGAAGAGCATTGCCGTCTCCCTCAATAACATCGCCAACATGTATGGCACCAGCGGCAACTATAGCCTGGCGCTGGACTATCAACTGCAGTCGAGGAAGATTCGTGAGGAGCTGAACGATCTGCCTGGCCTGGCCCAGATCCTGGGGAATATCGGCCTCACCTACTTCTATCTGAAGGACAGCGAACAGGCCCTCTCTTACCTGCAACGCTCTCTGGGTTACTACGAATCCCTCAAGGATCAACAGGGCATCGCCGAGATCCACGGCAACCTAGGCATGGTCCATCTGCACGAGCATCAATTGGAGTCGGCGCTGTTGCAGTACCAAGAGGCCCTGGCGCTGGCCAAGGCGATCCCTGATACGGCGCTCGAGGCCAGGATCAACATAGATCTCGCCAATGCCTATATCGAACTCGATGACCCCGAACAGGCCTTCAAGCAGATCACCACGGGCTTAGATCAAGCCAATAAGCTGGGTATCGTCTCCCTCAGCGCCTATGGCCTGCTGACCCTCGCCAAGGTGGAGAAGCTACGCGGCAACAGTGAACGCGCCCTCACCTTGAGTGCGGCGGCGTTAAACAGCTCCCAGCAGCTGCAAGATAAGCGTATCGTGCGCGATGCACACGAGTTTCGCTATCAGCTCTACAAACATCTCGGACAGGCCGAACAGGCGCTGGCGAGTCTAGAAGCCTTTAAGCAGGTAAACGATGAAATGTTTAACTCTGAGAGCGATCAGAGAATGGCCTTTCTCCTCAGCCACTTCGAGGCCGAGCAGCAGGAGCAGCAGATAAAGTTGCTGCAGGCCGATCAGGCGCTGCAGAAGACCCAGCTGGCGCAACATACTTATCAGCGCAACGTATGGCTAGGCGGCCTAAGCGTCTTGTTTATCATCCTGCTCCTGCTGGTGAATCGTCATCACCAGCGCAAGATCAACGCCTCCCTCAATCAGAACATTCAATCTCAACGTGAATTAATTCAAGCCGTTGCCCACGAGTTTAGATCCCCGCTTGCCCGGGTTCAGCTGGCCTTCGACATGCTGGAAGAACAGTTTGAGCAGGACAAACCCACTCGCCTCATCGACACCATCAACAAAGGCCTGAGTGAACTGGAGAAGCTGATCAAAGAGGCGCTGGATTTCATCCAGATAGAGAGTAAATCCAGGCCGTTGCACCTCTCACAGGTTAACCTCAATAAGCTGCTGGGTGAGTTGATGGACGCCAATAGTGTCCTCTACCCCGACAAGACCTTTAAGCTGGAGGTTAACCCAAGCGAAGCTTGCCTGGTTAAGGCCGATAGCACCCAGATTGCGCGGGCATTTTCCAATATACTGCGCAACGCGGCCCGATTCGCCCGCTCTCAGGTACTCATTAGCCTCAAGCAAGAAAAGTCCCGTATCCTGGTCATCATCGAAGATGATGGCCCAGGGATCCCCACGGAGCAGAGAGAAAGGGTGTTTGAACCCTTCGTCAGGCTAGATCAAAGCCGTTGTCGGGACTCGGGCGGTATCGGCCTGGGTCTCGCGCTGGCCAAGAAGATATGCGAAGCCCATGGTGGCGCCCTCACCATCTCCGCGTCCCAGCTCGGCGGCGCCAAGTTGTCGCTCGCCTGCCCTTTAGTTAACAGAGAGTCTGATAACAAAAATTCTTCAACCAAGGCAGCTGAACACTAA
- a CDS encoding S8 family serine peptidase — MKISKLAGMISLITLGIAASSQAADNRYVVQVDNQHKGIVKALAVKSGATIELDGDGFFAASFNAQDLAQVKGLLNNPHVKLVEEDQRRTLQSLYQDDAGDPMLSQLTPYAIYQSQADQVDFVPGAGIKVCVIDSGLDRSNPDFNWGAITGDNDSGTGDWDVNGGPHGTHVAGTIGAADNGIGVVGMAPGVDMHIIKVFTASGWAYSSDLAHATDLCSQAGANIISMSLGGGGASSIESNAFEAFTQAGGLVVAAAGNDGNNARSYPAAYPAVMMVGANDADNNIASFSQFPSCSSGRGKHATQDEMTCVEVTAGGVQTLSTYPAEMATIAAMSADDVFFEASAMENIGSASGSTYFMGTAETLDTRAQGSVCVIDRGNISFHDKVANCEASGGIGAIIVNNVDGMLYGTLGDANSTQIPAVGAALSDRTALISATQASVSIASGDYGYMSGTSMATPAVSGVAALVWSNFPECTGSEIRQALKATAEDQGIPGHDEYFGYGIVKAKAAYDYLQSSGCNGQGGTPGTFSLNAEYEYARGKHRVNLTTVAASSPKVDIYRNEQLIATVAANTLYTDSFGRKATGNFNYKACEENTQICTETQSVNF, encoded by the coding sequence ATGAAAATCAGTAAACTAGCAGGCATGATCTCCCTAATCACACTGGGCATCGCCGCCTCGAGTCAGGCAGCAGACAACCGCTATGTGGTTCAAGTCGATAATCAACACAAGGGCATAGTGAAGGCCCTGGCAGTCAAGTCGGGCGCGACAATCGAACTCGACGGTGATGGCTTCTTCGCCGCCAGCTTTAACGCCCAGGATCTCGCCCAGGTCAAAGGCCTGTTAAACAATCCCCATGTGAAGCTGGTCGAGGAAGACCAACGCCGTACCCTGCAGTCACTCTATCAGGATGATGCAGGCGACCCTATGTTGAGCCAACTCACCCCCTATGCCATCTATCAGTCTCAGGCAGATCAAGTTGATTTCGTGCCGGGCGCCGGCATTAAGGTGTGCGTGATCGACTCGGGCCTGGATAGAAGCAACCCTGACTTTAACTGGGGAGCCATCACAGGCGATAACGATTCAGGCACAGGCGATTGGGATGTCAACGGCGGACCTCACGGCACCCACGTTGCCGGTACCATAGGCGCGGCAGACAACGGCATAGGTGTCGTTGGTATGGCACCTGGGGTCGATATGCATATCATCAAGGTCTTTACCGCTAGCGGCTGGGCCTACTCTTCTGATCTGGCTCATGCCACCGACCTCTGTAGCCAGGCGGGCGCCAACATCATCAGCATGAGTCTAGGTGGTGGCGGTGCGAGCAGCATTGAATCTAACGCCTTCGAAGCCTTTACCCAGGCAGGTGGCCTGGTGGTCGCCGCTGCGGGCAACGATGGTAACAACGCCCGCTCCTACCCAGCCGCCTACCCCGCCGTCATGATGGTTGGCGCCAACGATGCCGATAACAATATCGCCAGTTTCTCACAATTTCCTAGCTGTAGCAGTGGCCGAGGCAAACATGCAACCCAAGATGAAATGACCTGCGTAGAAGTCACCGCCGGCGGCGTACAAACGCTGTCTACCTATCCTGCCGAGATGGCCACCATAGCCGCTATGTCGGCGGATGATGTTTTCTTCGAGGCCTCGGCCATGGAAAATATCGGCAGCGCCAGTGGCAGCACCTATTTCATGGGCACGGCCGAAACCTTAGACACCCGAGCCCAGGGAAGTGTCTGCGTTATCGATCGCGGCAACATCTCCTTCCATGACAAGGTCGCCAACTGTGAGGCCTCTGGCGGTATCGGCGCCATCATCGTCAATAACGTCGACGGCATGCTATATGGCACGCTGGGTGACGCCAACAGCACTCAGATTCCCGCCGTGGGTGCGGCGCTCAGTGACCGCACAGCCCTGATTTCAGCGACTCAAGCCTCGGTGTCTATCGCGAGTGGCGATTACGGTTATATGAGCGGCACCTCGATGGCGACCCCTGCCGTGTCGGGCGTAGCGGCACTGGTGTGGTCAAACTTCCCAGAGTGTACTGGTAGCGAGATCCGTCAAGCACTTAAGGCGACCGCCGAAGATCAGGGCATACCTGGACACGATGAGTATTTTGGCTATGGCATAGTCAAGGCCAAGGCGGCTTATGACTATCTGCAAAGCAGTGGTTGTAATGGTCAAGGCGGCACGCCGGGAACCTTTAGCCTAAACGCCGAGTATGAATACGCGCGAGGCAAACACAGGGTTAACCTGACGACGGTCGCGGCATCGAGCCCTAAGGTAGATATCTACCGTAACGAGCAGCTCATCGCCACGGTAGCGGCAAACACCCTCTATACCGATAGCTTTGGTCGCAAGGCGACTGGCAACTTCAACTACAAGGCCTGTGAGGAAAATACCCAGATCTGTACCGAGACCCAAAGCGTCAACTTCTAG
- a CDS encoding pentapeptide repeat-containing protein: protein MSFDLCPFSRLDRTQLARAGLDKARLDKSRLDKARLDKSRLDRARLNSARLSNVS from the coding sequence ATCTCATTTGATCTCTGCCCTTTTTCTCGATTAGACAGAACCCAATTAGCCAGAGCGGGATTAGACAAAGCTCGGCTAGACAAATCTAGGCTAGACAAAGCTCGACTCGACAAATCTCGGCTAGACAGGGCTCGATTAAACAGCGCCCGATTAAGCAACGTTAGTTGA